The Kogia breviceps isolate mKogBre1 chromosome 19, mKogBre1 haplotype 1, whole genome shotgun sequence genome contains the following window.
CAGGCATCTGGACACACAGGGCGGGGAACCAAGCCCACCTGGGGGCAGCTGCGTGGGGGGAGCCACACTCTGAGAAGTCCAGCGCGCCGTGTTTGTCTCTTTTCCCATACCTGGGAGGGGAGAGGTAGCGGGGCTAGCGCTGTGCCAAGGTGCCAGCTCACCTGCCTCGTGCCTACCCTTGGGCACCATCCCGCCcggggcccaggggcccaggccAGATCAGTAGAGATGCTCTGCTTTCCCAGGAGCGTGAAAGGGTCTAGGGCTGGGGTCTCTCgccctctctcacacacacctgGGCCTGGTCAACATGTCGATGTATCTGCGGAGCTCAGCTGCGTACTGGGCCATCTGCTCCGGTGTGGCATTGTCCCCCGGGTACACTGGCTCCAGCGGGGCCCCCCGGGCACCCAGCGGTGGCTGCAGCAACAGAGCCACGCCCGTGGACAGGAACAGCAGGAAGAGGCAGCGGCGAGCAGCGGCCATCTGAGGATCAGGGAGCAGGGAGATAGAGACAGCCcgggcccagctgcccagcccccagcccccagccctgtcACCCATTTCTCCAAGCCTGGGCCGAAGAGCAAAGGGCTACTGGGACCTGACCACGCCTCCTCCTAGACCCTGCCCTGGAGAGCACGACGGCCCCTCTCAGGAGCAGCGCAGCAGGCGGAGCTTAGCCAGGGCCCGGGCAGAGCAGAAAGTGTAGCAGAGAAGGtggggccctggggcaggagacaCAGGACTCATGACATCCAGGGCCTGATGGCTCTGAAGAGGCAGGTGCGGGGTGGGAgttggaggggaggggctgctgggAAGTAGGGGCCCGCCCGCTCCCTTGCAGGTTGGGGGCACACAGAATGAACTTGTGAACCAAAGGGCAGGAGTCCATTGCCCGTTGGTGTGCTacgctcccaccctccccagcctccccgccAGGGGTAGACATGCTGATGCGGGTCCTGGAGAGGACACCACAGCCCCTGTCGCCGTGAGCAAGAGGCCGGCCACACGCATGGATTTGTGTTCACAGCCAccatcccctgcccccccccccaccacattTTCAGTCTTCTAGTCAGCAGCAGGCTGCTCTTCCAGGGTGCTGGATTCGTCCAGATGTAGAGCCGGACCCACGTAGGACCTCAGGCCTCCGGAGGCCCCCAGCCCTGCAAGGCACCGGCTCCTTCCCCACATCCCAGCCCGAGCCCCTCGGAGCCCCACGACCCAGAGCTCAGGACAGGCTGAGCCCACTTACCCTGAATCCTGAGGGAGCGGGTGCTGGACCAAGCGGGTGCCTGCCTCAGGCCGGATGGATGCCCCTGCCCTTGGCCATGGCCCTTTTATAGTCCTCAGCCCCCCAGAGTCCCCGCCTCCTGTCAGCCTCTCTCACTCCCCAGCCCTCACGCCCTCCTCCCACTGTCTCCGTCTCCCGGGTGCCCGCAGCGCCAGCGCTAGGGCCAGGTACAGGAGGGGAACAGGGAAGTGTTATGGGTACCACACTAGCAGCATAACAGGTAAAAGTTATGAGCCACAATCAGTCTCCTGTAGGCCCCCCTCTGCCTTCGGGCACCAGGGCAGGCTTAGTTCAAGAAGGACGGGGTTCTGGGACATCAGGATAACTGGAAGGTTCTGATTACAGGCCTGGGAACAGCTCCACCTGCCTCCCAAGGATTACCCCAAATCCTCAAACAGATTCCCTCAAGGCAGAAGATTGAGGCTGTGGCTTAGAGACTCCAGGGATGAAGGCTGGAGACTCAGgacttcctttccagtttgtgATTAGAACAAGATGGGAACGGGGGAGACGCTTCAGGTAACCAGAAAATGTGGAAAGGAGTGGGGACCCAGGCAGGGAGAAACCCTCTCCCTGGCTGGTGTATAGGATGCAGAATGAGAACTGATGTGCCCCGGGGGAGAGGGGTGCCAATATCTGGTAGCCGTTTCCCAGCACCCCCATTCCAGGAAAGTGATAAAAAAACAGCATCATTTGGAAAGCCTTGAATTCTCAGTCACCTCAGTGAGTTCCTTCAacaacccattttatagatgcagaaactAAGTCTCTGAGACATTTAAGTAACTAGCCTCAAGGCACATAACTAGTCAGTGGGAGATACAGGGTTTGAAACAAAGTTTAACTCCAAAATCTGGACTCTTCTAAGTAGGGCTGttaaaatattgctataatttcctgatttttgtcTGAGAAACATGAGGCTCAAAGAGGCGAAGACActagcccaagatcacacagctgtccAGGACTCAAGTTCTGGCTTAGATTCCCAACTCCACCAGTACCAgcagccccccccccactgcccccaggaGCCTCTGAGTCTCCCCTGCTCAGcggcccttccccagcccctggccccctccccagctcagACCAAGGAGCATAAATGACTGACTGAATAACTCAATGAAACCTGAGTAGGGAGCAAAGGACTTCTCACCCCTGAGGTTCTGCTGTCCCAGATCAGGACACCAAAAGAGTGTGTCAGGAGAGGAtttgatggggggtgggggtggcataAGGACTGGAGGTGATGCTGCAGGGACCTGAGCTTTGCTTTTCCTCAAGAAAATGAGGATTAAGGAAGCCTCAGGAAACACCAGTGTTCTGCCTTGTTCCTCTCAGCTCTGACTTCTGGCAACACGAAGAATAATAATGCTTCACCCAACAATAACTTACATTCTGCAAAGCAAATATAGAGGTCGTTCGGTCTCCGCTAGCCCTGGCCCTTCTCTGGCCTCGGGATCCCACTTGGTAAAACAGGGTGAATTAGTGGCTGGTCCCAGGAGGGCCTCTGGTGAAGCCAGCAGAGGCTGCAGGCTGCCACCAGGGGGCGGCAGGCTCCAACCCTAGTTCAACAGGTCTGGTCTCCCACAGGACTGCAGTGCTGTGGAACGGTTCTAGCCACCACCCCggtcagctcccagcccctgcagaCAGATGGTAGGCCTGGGGATTGACTCAAGTACTGGGGCCATCTAGAGTTTTGGCCTGTCACAGAGGGGACATAGCTTTGTCAGTGCCTAAGAAATGACAGTTACTCTACAATGTCAGCTGAACCTACAGCTTTCGTTTTTCACCTTTGCAAACAAGTGATTCCTCTTCTGGGTCCTCTCAGGGATGTTGTGACAACTGAGGAGGAAGGGGTAGTGGATGTGCTTTCTAAACCGTATGGCCGTGTCCAGACTGGCGATGCTTCTCACCTTCGTATATTCCCAGGGCTTGCCATGGAGCCCTGCTTAGAGAAGCACCAAGGACTTACCTGCAGACAGAGTAAGTGAAGGTGGAAGTGGTCTCTCTCTCCTGCCAAACCCCATGCCTCTGGGACGGGGACGATGGCCATTGGGCAGCGTTGGGGATGGCATAAGGGCTCAATGAGACGAGGAAAGGAAGACCCCAGAAATACCTGGGGTCACAAGGTGAAGGTGAGTGGATAGTAGCAAGGAGCACGGGGGTCCGCACATATGGGACTGCAAGAGCGGGAATTGGACCAGCATCGCATCCTCCATACCCACCCCCCCCGCAACAAGAGTTCCTCCAAAGCAGCCTGGGCCAACTCTTAGGCCAATGTCTTATTCCCACACTGGATGGCAGCAGGAGAGGTGGGGAAAGCTAAGCAGTGGCCACCCCCAGATACCAGGAACCCAGGGGGCCCCCCGTTCCCTGGGGAAACCCTTGGGCTGAGCCTTCTCACACACACCTTGGGCCCCTGTCCCACCCCCTCAGGACCAATTCAGGCCCAACTAAGGGCTCAGATCACTAATTTGGAACCCGGGCTCTGTCCCCGCTTCCCTCCACCCTGGGGACTCCATCTGCCTCCAGGGTCCCCTGCAGGCTCAGGAGTGCTCAAtggctctccctgcccccagtgcCTGCAAAAGCAAATCCTGTCATTGTCAGCTCACATTTTTCCTGAAGAGGAAGGCTTCTTTCTTGCTAAGAGAAAGGCTAAACCAATCCATATAACAAAGTgttgggggagagggatggatgaatggggaggaaagaaaaacgTAGGGGCTGGCTGTGGAAGGAGGGAGTTTTTCCTTTGGGGTGGAAGGGAGCGATGCCAGGGCAGTTTTGAGATGGGTTAGGAGTGagtaggagaagaaaggaagagaagggggaTACGCATAAGCATGTGCCAGGCTATGCCAGGCTGACCTGTAGAGTCAGCTCTCCTACTCATCAGTTCTGCCATtcgttagctgtgtgacctttagaAACTTAcatcatctctctgagccttaaagcagcaaactattattattatttaaggtGTAAGGATCCCTGTTTAACCAGTGAAGAAATAAATGCAGTGAAATGAAATGACTAAGCCAGTCACACAGCCAATGAATGGCGAGCCTCGGGTTTGGGGGGGTAGGCGTCGACCAGCGCCCCCAGGCAGAAGAGCAGGGCCAGCAGCACTGTGGCCATGGCGGGCCACGGCCTGCGCACCGTCACCATCTGGAGAAGGGGCACTGGAGTCAGCCCGCGCCTCTACCCCTGAGGCAGGAGGCTGAGGCTGCCGTGGGGCCCACGCTCCAGCGGCCTGTCTGGGGCTGCTGCATGACCAAGGGTCAGCCACCTGCTCACTGTGTGTTCTCAGGCACGGCACCGTctctggcctcagtctcctcatctgtcagAGGGGCATAAGCCCTGCCTGCCTCCACCCGTGTTACCCAGAAGGGTAGATGGAGGAAGAAGGCTATGCTGGCAATGGGGGCTCCCCCGCCTCTCTCTTTCCCATGTCAGCTGGCCCCTTTTCCATCCAGTTTCCCGCCACTCAGTCCCAGTTTCCCCCAtcctagcctcagtttccccaccataTAGCCTGGGATCCCCAGCACCAGACCGTTCCTGGGTCCCAGGCCACTCACAGCGACAGCTCCAGAGGCAGAGATGATCAGGAGACGGAAGGCGAGAGGAGTCC
Protein-coding sequences here:
- the PPY gene encoding LOW QUALITY PROTEIN: pancreatic polypeptide prohormone (The sequence of the model RefSeq protein was modified relative to this genomic sequence to represent the inferred CDS: inserted 2 bases in 1 codon), with amino-acid sequence MAAARRCLFLLFLSTGVALLLQPPLGARGAPLEPVYPGDNATPEQMAQYAAELRRYIDMLTRPRYGKRDKHGALDFSECGSPHAAAPRWAWFPALCVQMPGAGTGMCVXGRGEQGPRAGLRSPEGTRTTHSCCHARPSPYRQLSPMDS